One Amaranthus tricolor cultivar Red isolate AtriRed21 chromosome 1, ASM2621246v1, whole genome shotgun sequence DNA window includes the following coding sequences:
- the LOC130799952 gene encoding protein ALP1-like, with the protein MEAVSNNDPWFTTNIDATGRKGLSALQKCTAALRMLAYGVAADQVDEHLRISESTARKALTHITKGIINQFGQHYLRKPTTQDLTRLLAFSEERGFPSMIGSVDCMHWEWKNCPAARKGQYQGRAGVATLILEAVADHDLWIWHAFFGMPGSYNDLNVLYRSPLLVDLFEGRAPPVNFTVNGNQYGMAYYLTDGIYPKWATFIQSITEPQTAKARLFAQHQEAARKDVERAFGVLQARFAIIRKPSLAWDEERLSDIITSCIIMHNMIVEDERDTYTHYADGREFMGDRPKGQSEGTSGLNDDFEYYTDRIVDINRYLANKDDVEDRQTHLSLKDDLVENIWQKFGENRN; encoded by the coding sequence ATGGAAGCTGTCTCCAACAACGATCCATGGTTCACTACCAACATTGATGCAACTGGTAGAAAAGGTCTAAGTGCTTTACAAAAGTGTACTGCAGCTCTTCGTATGCTAGCATACGGGGTGGCTGCTGATCAAGTTGATGAGCACCTCCGAATTAGCGAAAGCACAGCACGAAAAGCACTCACTCATATCACAAAGGGAATAATCAACCAATTTGGGCAACATTATTTGAGAAAACCAACAACACAAGATTTGACGAGATTATTAGCCTTTAGTGAAGAACGAGGATTCCCTAGCATGATTGGTAGTGTTGATTGCATGCATTGGGAGTGGAAGAATTGCCCAGCAGCACGGAAAGGGCAATATCAAGGCCGAGCTGGTGTTGCAACATTAATTCTTGAAGCTGTCGCCGATCATGACCTATGGATATGGCATGCCTTTTTTGGGATGCCAGGTTCATATAATGATCTCAACGTGTTATATCGATCACCtcttttagttgatttgtttgaaggaaggGCACCACCTGTCAATTTCACGGTGAATGGAAATCAATACGGCATGGCTTACTATCTCACTGATGGCATTTATCCTAAATGGGCTACTTTTATTCAGTCTATTACTGAACCGCAAACAGCAAAAGCAAGGTTATTTGCCCAACATCAAGAAGCAGCAAGAAAGGATGTGGAGCGAGCATTTGGAGTGTTGCAAGCTCGATTTGCAATAATTAGAAAGCCCTCACTTGCTTGGGATGAAGAACGACTCTCTGATATAATTACGTCTtgtataattatgcataatatgaTAGTGGAAGATGAAAGAGATACATATACACACTATGCTGATGGTAGAGAGTTCATGGGAGATCGCCCAAAAGGTCAATCAGAAGGTACAAGTGGATTAAATGATGACTTTGAGTATTACACAGATAGAATTGTTGATATCAATCGATACTTGGCAAATAAGGATGATGTTGAAGATCGACAAACACATTTATCCTTAAAAGATGACTTGGTTGAAAATATCTGGCAAAAGTTTGGAGAGAACCGCAATTaa